A single window of Vigna unguiculata cultivar IT97K-499-35 chromosome 1, ASM411807v1, whole genome shotgun sequence DNA harbors:
- the LOC114181837 gene encoding MLP-like protein 43 isoform X2, whose protein sequence is MANSQIQKVEANVHIKASAEEFHDVLCNRTHHIANILPQKIKSVEIHKGEWGTEGSIISWNYLHDGKICVSKEVIEGIEKENNKTKFKVIDGDLLRHYKSFMFIGQATPKEDGSVVNWVLEYEKQNSHTPDPYTLLELVIEMTKEIGAYLTPPTITK, encoded by the exons ATGGCAAACTCCCAAATTCAAAAGGTGGAAGCCAATGTGCATATCAAGGCTTCTGCAGAAGAGTTCCATGATGTTTTATGCAACAGGACACACCATATTGCCAACATTTTacctcaaaaaataaaatctgttGAAATTCATAAAGGTGAATGGGGTACTGAGGGATCCATCATCTCCTGGAACTATTTACACG ATGGGAAAATTTGTGTGTCTAAGGAGGTGATTGAAGGCatagagaaagaaaacaataaaacgAAGTTCAAGGTCATAGATGGTGACCTATTGAGGCATTACAAGAGTTTCATGTTTATAGGGCAAGCTACCCCAAAGGAAGATGGAAGTGTTGTGAATTGGGTGTTAGAATATGAGAAACAAAATTCCCACACTCCTGACCCTTACACCTTGTTGGAATTGGTAATTGAGATGACCAAAGAAATTGGTGCTTATCTTACTCCACCCACCATAACTAAATAA
- the LOC114181837 gene encoding MLP-like protein 43 isoform X1, translating into MANSQIQKVEANVHIKASAEEFHDVLCNRTHHIANILPQKIKSVEIHKGEWGTEGSIISWNYLHADGKICVSKEVIEGIEKENNKTKFKVIDGDLLRHYKSFMFIGQATPKEDGSVVNWVLEYEKQNSHTPDPYTLLELVIEMTKEIGAYLTPPTITK; encoded by the exons ATGGCAAACTCCCAAATTCAAAAGGTGGAAGCCAATGTGCATATCAAGGCTTCTGCAGAAGAGTTCCATGATGTTTTATGCAACAGGACACACCATATTGCCAACATTTTacctcaaaaaataaaatctgttGAAATTCATAAAGGTGAATGGGGTACTGAGGGATCCATCATCTCCTGGAACTATTTACACG cAGATGGGAAAATTTGTGTGTCTAAGGAGGTGATTGAAGGCatagagaaagaaaacaataaaacgAAGTTCAAGGTCATAGATGGTGACCTATTGAGGCATTACAAGAGTTTCATGTTTATAGGGCAAGCTACCCCAAAGGAAGATGGAAGTGTTGTGAATTGGGTGTTAGAATATGAGAAACAAAATTCCCACACTCCTGACCCTTACACCTTGTTGGAATTGGTAATTGAGATGACCAAAGAAATTGGTGCTTATCTTACTCCACCCACCATAACTAAATAA